Proteins encoded together in one Camelina sativa cultivar DH55 chromosome 9, Cs, whole genome shotgun sequence window:
- the LOC104712490 gene encoding uncharacterized protein LOC104712490 isoform X2 — MMPGLAQRNDQYSFGFWSKEIDGVSYNQLQKFWSDLSPKARQELLKIDKQTLFEQARKNMYCSRCNGLLLEGFMQIVMHGKSLHPEGSLGNHPCNKSGGSKFQNDCNSVVSNGCADEMQDPSVHPWGGLTTTRDGSLTLLDCYLYAKSLKGLQNVFDSAPARERERELLYPDACGGGGRGWISQGMASYGRGHGTRETCALHTARLSCDTLVDFWSALSEETRQSLLRMKEEDFMERLRYRFDSKRFCRDCRRNVIREFKELKELKRMRREPRCTSWFCVADTAFQYEVTIDSVQADWRETFADNAGIYHHFEWAIGTGEGKCDILKFENVGMNGRVQVNGLDLRGLNSCYITLRAYKLDGRWSEVSVKAHALKGQNCVHGRLVVGDGFVSIKRGESIRKFFEHAEEAEEEEDEEMVDKDGNELDGECSRPQKHAKSPELAREFLLDAATVIFKEQVEKAFREGTARQNAHSIFVCLTLKLLEQRVHVACKEIITLEKQVKLLEEEEKEKREEEERKEKKRSKEREKKLRRKERLKEKEKGKEKKTPESSDKNMLLSSSREEEDLPNLDDETNNTINCEESEIETGDADLSPPGSPDVQERQCLDGCPSPRTENHYCDSPDKEITDLEDENGYFTSDHQKPVHYQNASYWKEVQSDNALRWSDKRRYSDNASFVSRSEARFRNERLELPSRGFNGSNRQLRVKASKTGGLNGIKSHEKFRCCDNRNSERFDINSCSCKPSCEYRAKVEPNISATRSMREPKILSNSDSAPDASKPVFRGNRYTQPDYTRELRLKSRVGVGPNPSITRDSLHSKKVWEPMEPKKYPRSNSDSEVAVRCSTFKAEEIEDTIVADNPSDLVSQCKATEKLDNIKLKDNNSMESGETKNGWHLKDPMMSSTSSSDNCSSCLSEGESNTVSSNNGNSESSSTSDSEDASLQSEGRENIVVGTQNDILIPDTTGKSKNFETPIVVTGNNTDNNSNNNMAHGVVDVQPQGGMFPHLLNQNLQFPVFQTASPMSYFHQAPPVSWPTAPGNGLIPFPHPNPYLYTGPLGYSMNGDSPLCLQQYGNPLNHAATPFFNPGPVPVFHPYSKTSTEDQAQNLEPPVELNSLSPPETQAVSEDSFSLFHFSGPVGLSTGIKSKPAHSKDGVLRNLVGNSDMKAKESKEVEEYNLFATSNGLRFSLF; from the exons ATGATGCCTGGTTTAGCTCAGAGGAATGACCAATACTCTTTTGGCTTCTGGTCCAAGGAAATCGATGGAGTCAGCTACAATCAGCTCCAAAAG TTCTGGAGTGACCTGTCGCCGAAAGCTAGACAGGAGCTCCTCAAGATTGACAAACAGACTCTGTTTGAGCAAGCTCGTAAGAACATGTATTGTTCTAGATGCAACGGCCTTCTTCTGGAAGGCTTCATGCAGATTGTTATGCATGGGAAGTCCTTGCATCCAGAGGGATCATTAGGGAATCATCCTTGCAACAAATCAGGGGGCTCCAAATTTCAAAACGACTGTAACTCAGTTGTCAGTAACGGATGTGCGGATGAGATGCAAGATCCTTCTGTTCATCCTTGGGGAGGTCTCACCACGACACGTGATGGGTCACTCACACTTCTTGATTGCTATTTGTATGCAAAGTCTCTCAAGGGACTTCAAAAT GTGTTTGACAGTGCCCCTGCTCGTGAAAGGGAACGTGAGTTGCTTTATCCCGATGCTTGTGGTGGTGGAGGCCGGGGGTGGATAAGCCAAGGAATGGCTAGCTATGGTAGAGGCCATGGAACAAGAGAGACGTGTGCTCTACATACTGCAAGACTTTCTTGTGATACATTGGTGGATTTCTGGTCCGCACTCAGCGAGGAAACTCGACAATCTCTTTTGAGGATGAAGGAAGAGGATTTCATGGAGAGACTGAGGTACAG ATTCGACAGCAAGAGGTTTTGTAGAGACTGCAGGCGAAATGTTATCCGTGAGTTTAAAGAGCTCAAGGAACTGAAACGAATGCGGAGAGAACCTCGGTGTACCTCCTGGTTTTGTGTTGCCGATACAGCCTTCCAATATGAG GTAACCATTGATTCGGTGCAAGCAGATTGGCGGGAAACGTTTGCTGACAACGCTGGAATTTACCATCACTTTGAGTGGGCCATTGGAACTGGAGAAGGAAAATGTGATATCCTCAAATTTGAAAATGTTGGCATGAATGGGAGAGTTCAAGTCAATGGCTTAGACCTTCGTGGTTTAAATTCATGCTACATTACACTTAGAGCTTATAAATTAGATGGCCGTTGGTCTGAGGTATCCGTCAAAGCCCACGCATTAAAAGGTCAAAACTGCGTGCACGGTAGGTTAGTTGTTGGGGATGGGTTTGTTTCAATCAAGAGAGGGGAAAGCATCCGTAAGTTTTTTGAGCATGCTGAAGAGGCCGAGGAAGAAGAG GATGAAGAGATGGTGGACAAAGATGGGAATGAGCTGGATGGGGAATGCTCCCGTCCACAAAAGCATGCAAAAAGTCCAGAACTGGCTCGAGAGTTTCTTCTAGATGCTGCAACAGTTATTTTTAAAGAACAG GTTGAAAAAGCATTCAGGGAAGGAACCGCTCGGCAAAATGCTCATAGTATCTTTGTATGTCTTACATTGAAACTATTAGAACAACGTGTACATGTTGCCTGCAAGGAAATTATTACCTTGGAGAAACAG GTGAAActtcttgaggaagaagagaaggaaaagcGTGAAGAAGAGGAgcggaaggagaagaaaagatccaaagaaagggaaaaaaaacttcGTAGAAAGGAGAGattgaaggaaaaagaaaaaggcaaagagaagaaaaccccTGAATCCAGCGATAAAAACATGCTGCTGAGTTCatcaagggaagaagaagatcttccAAACCTTGATGACGAGACAAACAATACTATAAACTGTGAGGAATCAGAAATTGAAACGGGGGATGCTGATTTGTCTCCACCTGGTTCTCCTGATGTTCAAGAAAGACAGTGTTTGGATGGCTGCCCATCTCCAAGAACGGAAAACCACTACTGTGACAGCCCTGACAAAGAAATTACAGATCTTGAAGATGAGAACGGGTACTTTACAAGTGATCATCAAAAACCTGTTCACTACCAGAATGCTAGTTATTGGAAAGAAGTGCAGTCTGATAATGCTTTGAGGTGGTCAGATAAACGCAGATATTCGGATAATGCTTCTTTTGTCAGTAGGTCAGAGGCAAGATTCCGTAATGAGAGATTAGAATTGCCTTCAAGGGGATTCAATGGGTCAAACAGACAGTTAAGAGTGAAAGCTTCAAAGACTGGTGGCCTGAATGGCATCAAGTCTCATGAGAAGTTTCGATGTTGCGACAACAGAAACAGTGAGAGGTTTGACATTAATTCTTGCAGTTGCAAACCGAGTTGTGAATACCGGGCAAAAGTAGAACCTAACATCTCTGCAACCAGAAGCATGCGAGAACCAAAAATCTTATCAAATTCAGATTCTGCTCCTGATGCCTCCAAGCCAGTGTTCCGAGGCAACAGGTATACTCAACCAGACTATACTCGTGAGTTAAGACTTAAAAGCAGGGTGGGAGTTGGTCCAAATCCTTCTATTACAAGAGATTCACTACATTCAAAAAAAGTTTGGGAGCCCATGGAGCCAAAAAAGTATCCACGAAGCAACTCTGACTCTGAAGTAGCAGTGAGATGTTCAACATTTAAGGCTGAAGAGATAGAAGACACTATCGTTGCTGATAATCCATCTGACCTTGTGTCTCAATGTAAGGCTACAGAGAAGTTGGATAATATCAAGCTTAAAGATAACAACAGCATGGAGTCTGGGGAAACAAAGAATGGGTGGCATTTGAAAGATCCTATGATGAGTAGTACATCAAGTTCAGACAATTGCTCGTCATGCCTGAGCGAGGGAGAGAGCAATACGGTTTCTTCAAACAACGGAAACTCTGAATCCTCCTCCACATCTGATTCTGAAGACGCCAGTCTGCAGTCTGAAGGAAGAGAGAATATAGTTGTTGGTACACAGAACGATATCCTCATACCAGATACTACTGGGAAGagtaaaaattttgaaactccTATCGTAGTAACTGGTAACAACACGGATAATAACAGTAATAATAACATGGCACATGGTGTTGTTGATGTTCAACCACAAGGAGGCATGTTTCCTCATTTGCTAAACCAGAATCTACAGTTTCCTGTTTTCCAGACTGCTTCACCAATGAGCTACTTCCATCAAGCACCACCAGTCTCTTGGCCCACAGCTCCAGGCAACGGCTTAATTCCGTTCCCTCACCCTAATCCTTATCTATACACAGGTCCGCTTGGTTATAGCATGAACGGAGATTCCCCGCTGTGCTTGCAGCAGTATGGTAACCCACTGAATCATGCAGCAACTCCCTTCTTCAATCCCGGGCCAGTTCCAGTGTTCCATCCATATTCCAAAACCAGCACCGAGGACCAAGCTCAGAATCTTGAGCCACCAGTGGAACTAAACAGTTTGTCTCCACCGGAAACACAAGCCGTAAGTGAAGACAGCTTCTCCTTGTTCCATTTCAGTGGACCAGTGGGTCTTTCCACTGGAATTAAGTCGAAGCCTGCTCATTCCAAAGACGGGGTTTTGCGCAACCTTGTTGGAAATAGCGATATGAAAGCGAAAGAGAGCAAAGAGGTTGAGGAGTATAACTTATTCGCAACGAGCAATGGGCTGAGGTTTTCGTTATTCTAA